From a region of the Hypanus sabinus isolate sHypSab1 chromosome 2, sHypSab1.hap1, whole genome shotgun sequence genome:
- the LOC132389562 gene encoding NPC intracellular cholesterol transporter 2-like, giving the protein MRPRSWIRCLLAGQWKDMMRVLAGLLVFLGVWALSAAQPVKFFDCGSKSGNLTMVDITPCPSMPCQLYKGKTYGVNVTFVSLTATNTSKATVHGILSGIPLPFHLPNDDGCKSGIQCPIRIDQRYNYINSLEIKKEYPSVKLVVKWELKDDNDRDIFCWEVPIEISS; this is encoded by the exons ATGAGGCCTCGGAGCTGGATCCGCTGTCTCCTGGCCGGACAGTGGAAAGACATGATGCGCGTGTTGGCCGGTTTGCTCGTCTTCCTGGGCGTATGGGCCCTGTCGGCTGCTCAGCCGGTGAAGTTTTTCGACTGCG GTTCAAAGTCAGGGAATCTTACCATGGTGGATATCACTCCCTGTCCTTCCATGCCATGTCAACTGTACAAAGGAAAAACGTATGGTGTGAACGTCACCTTCGTTAGCT TAACTGCAACCAACACGAGCAAAGCTACGGTTCATGGTATCTTGTCTGGCATTCCACTTCCTTTCCATCTCCCTAATGATGATGGTTGTAAATCTGGAATTCAGTGCCCTATTCGGATAGATCAAAGGTACAACTACATCAATTCCTTGGAGATCAAAAAGGAATACCCCTCA GTTAAATTGGTGGTTAAATGGGAGCTGAAGGACGATAACGACAGAGACATCTTCTGTTGGGAGGTTCCCATTGAGATTTCCAGTTAA